The Phragmites australis chromosome 13, lpPhrAust1.1, whole genome shotgun sequence DNA window GGTCAGGGCATCCAACATGGCACCAGACGCTTTATTTGTCCCCAGCTCGGTCAAGACAAAGACCAACGAACCAGACCTAGCTTTGGAGCGGGACTGCAGGACCACGTTGGAGACAGAACGCTCTTGCAGATCGCCCCGCGCGCCCTCCTGATTGGGGCCGATGGCATCCGCCGATCCGATTCCATCCCTGGAGCAGAGAAAGCATCGTTTGCGCACTGCCTTACAACGCACGCACGCGCATCGGCACATGCGCGACCGGTTCGGTTACTCGTTTCCTAACGAACTCGCTCGCGGCTCACAGGATGCATGCAGCGCGCGCGACGCAACGGGATGTTTCCGTCGGTGGCGTGGTGATGGAGTGGACCTCGGAGCGAGCGCCGGCCGGTTGCCGACCACGGCGTGCAGCGCGCCGACCATGCGAGTCGTACGTCCTGATGAGCCCAGATCGAGACGAGCCCGTCGTTCATCAATGGCTCGTCTGCGAGACTCAGGGGTCCCTGCTCGATCGTCACAGGCTGCCATAACGCATGCATGTAGCAGTACTACTGGACAGGAGGGGTTTCCGAGACCATACCCTGGACAGTTTCTATGCATAGCACGGACAAGGGAGTTAACTGCGAGTTAATCTTGCTGCGGAGTAGGTAGCTACACCGATTTAGCCTGCTTAACTGGTCCTACATATTACTGTTACAGTCGTTTTGCCTTTATATCCAGATCAAATCCCTGCAACTTTTACACCACTGCACAATGCACATTGGCATTGTACGGCCCTGGATCAGCCTTCTTGATTATGCTGCACTATACCAAACTGGAAACTCGTCAGAGCTCGATATGTTGGGATGGGAATCAGTGCTCCGCTAATCAGGTTGAATTTGGCCGGTGGCGAGGCCGCCACGAGGCGCCGCACGTGGGCGCGGGGCGAGTACATCCCGCCATCCCGGTGCGAATCGCTCGTGCAGTCGGCGGGCACGTACTGTCACGGGTCGCTCGCCGTACGTAGTCGGCGGCCCCCCGACCGCCCAAGCTCCTTTTACTAGTCCACCACATTGTAGACCCGTCGGTTGGTGGAACGACGCGGGCGCGGCAGGGCCGGGCATTGATTCCTCGTTTTCAaccatttctttttatttcgttcttttttattctaccctctgtttttttttttttcattattaaTAGTTTCTTTTCGAAAAGATTCatgaagaaaaaagaggaagaatCTCATTCAGAAGTGaatgattttaaaaatatttttgtgatgAAAATTATGAAAGAAAATCGTTGTAGCGTTGAAGGAAAGAAATTCCCTTTGAATCCTAAATCTAAAAGAAAACTATTGAAGATAGTCTAGTAACGGAGGTCTGGGTGGGGGCAGAGAAAGAATCGACATCGATGATTCTTTCCTGCGAATGGAGGTCTGGTCTGGGTGGACGGTTGGTCCCCTGGATCCCATCCCTCCGTCCGGATCAACAGACAAGGAAGAAACCAGTTGCTTCTTTCGTGCAAAGTAGGAAACGGGCGCGATTGATCATGCGCTATGCCGTGCAGACGGGCGGGGAAGCTGAAATTACAGTGCAAAAGATTTTGTACATGCGTGTGAATTGTGGTTAGTGCAGCCAAGCAACACAAAACCAGTAGGCAAGCCAACTGACGTTGCAATTGGTGCTCCTTAATCTTGCTAAATTACGTCAGTAAGCATGTAGAGATCGCCACCTATCAAAAAGTGCAACAGCCGAGGAGACATCAAGCGGGTTGGCTTCCAGGCCACGGGACAGCAACTGCACGAACGGTGCACTGATCGCCCTGCCAAATTGATTGCCACAGTGCATGCATGGCTCTCTACACGTACTCCACGTAGAGTACTTGCGGCTAAAACGCGCGCGCGCTCGATTCGAATCCTGAGGCTTGTTCTCCGATCGAGAGATGTCTGAAAGCTCCGGGCGGGTGCAGTGCTCAACGGTGCAGTACATGCGGGAGCTTAGCTGGATGGAGCAAAGCAACACCATGCTTATACGAAAGCTTAGTAGCAAATTTATTAACACGTGTTCCATtacatcgatcgatcgatcgatcgctaGCTAGCTATATGGTGCACGTACGGGATGCTCTATTCACCATTGAATTGCTTGGCAGATCCAATATCTCTGCAATTCGAGTCCTGAAGAAAATCTCTGCATTTTGTGCAGTCCTTGCCGTCAGATATTCGGACTGTACATACTACACAGCGATGTTTACAAGACCAGAGTGTACAGTACTGTCCGTCTATACGTCTGGTCGCCAAACTGCACACTGTACTGCCAGGTCAGACAGCCAGAACAGTACTGGTGCGCTATCGAGATAGACCAGACCAACCCCAGAATCCATCAACGTAATAGGGGAAATGCAACTCCATAATACTATGATCTATCTTTATTATCCATCTCTTCTATCTTATACTTATATATCCGTTGATTTTTTTCACGTactatatgatttttttcacaaatCACTCCAACACAAATCTTAACCTAAATGAACAATCTTGATACACCATACATACTCACCACATTGCGGATTTTTACCTTCCACGTAACAAGGCTCAAGCATGATTCACTCGCAGGACGCCCAATCAGCTCGCGAATACAGAGTGTGCTGTAGCCTGTAGCAGGGCGCGGCGCGAGACACGTATCAACCACCGCCTTGAACCGATGGTCCAGCACGTATGCCACGTGCCTGCGCGCTGCTGGGGAGTTGGGGGAGCCCCATGCCCATGCTGTAGCGGAGGCTTTCCCCGTCTACAGCTAGTAGCCGGAGCGGCCTTGTCGCCGACCTGGAAGCAACAGTACGGCGGATACCGTGCGGATCGGGCGAAACAGTTGCTCCTCTAGCTACGCGCAGCCAACCGGTCCGGACCGGCCGGTGCACCGCCACATCACCACTAAACGCAACAACAAAAATACCGGTCAAGCTGACAAAAACTCCACTAATTAATGTACTATACCCTCCCACTAATTCTCCATGCATGCACATGTACGATCGATACGAGCCAGCCGGCCgacttggcggcggcggcagcgtgtTTCCGGTCGTTGCAACTTGTTTGCAAGTACGCCGTGCACAGGGAAATTAAGGTAATCTATGGTGCTATAGCTCTATGAGAGGATGCATGGTGCAGttttgtgacttgtgaggaGAGGGTGACGCCATGCGTGCCCCCATGTACAGTGTGCTTGCTTAGTTACATGACACCAGAGAAACCAGGTGTACCGTACCGGCAGGGTGTCTGCGTGCATCATGACAATACAAGTATAGTACGACTACCAccaagcagcaggaggagctCGACGTGCCAACGACCAAAGCTTAGTTTGGCTGGCACGCAAAGTGCACAAGGGTCACTTCACCTCTATTAATTGCGGGTCTAATTACGTTGTACTATTGTGCAGCTATCGCTAAGGTTCCATGTGAGTGTACAGGATCACTGCGGTTATACAGCCCAAGCTATTCAGGTACTGGTAACTGGTACGATGTGCTGAGGTGTATAAACACCGGAAAACGGATCGGAGGTGATCAACTTGGACCAAGGAATAGGCCCACGGGCCATAGGGCATAAGAAACATCGGCCTTTGATGTATGATGGGCCGAGCTTAAAGACGATTTAACTTTCAAGGAGCTGGGACAAATAACGAGTTGGCTCGGCTTTCTTTGTTAACATAACAGGTAGAAAAGACAGTTCGACTCTAGTCATTTGGCTCGCGAATAGCTCGTTATAGGACGAAAAGAATATAAACATTAACTAAAAAATGTATCGATAAAATCATATAATATTAGCAATGATAAGTATAATACTTCTTTGCATAGTTTAATTAGAGATATAATTATTGTAAACTGAATCtcttctaaatatttttcaaacttacatACAGCACAACAGCAGATTGATCCATAAATATATGTTCTGCTACTGaaacaaaatattattaaaaaaaatatatgaaacaatGTTCCTCCACACATTCGTCTATACATGCAAAACTTAAATGAATGATCAATAGAAGAAGATAAAATATAAGAACTGCATCGTAACGAGAAGCTAGTCAATAGAAAGTCAAGTAGGCTGGTGAGGAGTCTCTTCATCAAAGATGAAGATGACTAATAAGCAAACTGATACCATAGGAAAGAAAGCGATATGATGCAGATAATGATACTAGCTCGTTTAGCTCGCGAGCAGCTAACGAGTTAGCTCGTTATCTAAACGAGTTAAAACTCTAACTTTTACTTGTTAGATTTTGGAACGAGATAAGTCGAATCGAGCCAGACGTAAGCTAAACTAGCTCATGAGCTCAGAGCTTTTCATCCATCCCTACACAAGTCCACTTAAAAGATTTCGCAAAAAAAACATAAGAGATTTCCATAACTAAGTAGACTAGTTTTCGGCTGCCGATTCCCCATCTCAGCTCGAGGATCACATGACTTTCGCACAGGTGAGGAACTAACCAGCGCCGTGTCCATTGGACCATACAATGTGCTTTGCTCGGGACATCTCGATCGGTTTCTCTTCAAAATCACATCAACAGATGGCGGATGCTAGAGATGAATAGAAACAGAAAGAAGAGTTGCATCGTACATTCCAGGGAGAAGGTAACATATCACAGGGTCCAGTTTTAGCTTAGGAACAATAGCGTTAAGAACGTACACGGTTGCCCCAGTATCTACATCCGCACGACCACCACCAACGAAAAAAGAACAATCTCCGAAAGGAAGATGTCATCGTACATTAATCAGACACGGTGGTGCTGCAACTGCAGCAGCCGTGAGTACGCGCCCTCAGGCCGGGTCAGGAGCTCGGAGTGGCTGCCGTGCTCGACGATCCGCCCGTCCTGCACCACGGCGATGCGGTCCACCCCTCGGATCGTCGACAGGCGATGCGCTACCAGGACAGTGGTCCGCCCCTTCATCAGCCGCTCCAGGGACTCCTGCAGCACGCACTCGGACTCCGCGTCTAGGGCGCTCGTCGCCTCGTCCAGCAGCAGGATGGCCGGGTCCTTGAGCACTGCTCTGGCGATGGCGATACGCTGCTTCTGCCCACCTGACAGCTGCACGCCTCGCTCCCCGACCGCTGTCTTGTAGCCCTTGGGCAGCTGGCTGACGAAGCCGTGGACGTTTGCAGTCTTTGCCGCCTCTATCACCTCCTCCTCGGTTGCACCATCCTTGCCATATGCGATGTTTTCGAAGATGCTCGCTGCAAAAAGGACTGGCTCCTGCTGCACAAGGCCAATCTTGAGCCGCAAGGACTTCAGGTTCAGCCTCCTTATGTCCTTGCCATCAATGGTGACTTTTCCCCCAGTTGGGTCGTAGAACCGCTCAATGAGAGCAATGACAGTGCTCTTCCCAGAACCGCTGGCTCCGACTAGAGCTTGGCTGCGCCCAGCTTGGATTTTCAGGTTGAAGTCCTTGAAGATTTGAATGTCAGGGCGTGCTGGATAGGCAAACTCTACATGCCGCAGCTCAATGTCCCCTCGGATGGTGGTGACACGCTCCGACTCTGGATCATCAGGCTCAATTCTTGTTGCTCTGTTGAGGATGCCAAAGATGGATCGGATGGATTCACCTCCACGGATGATCTCTGGGGCGAGGCTCACTGTCTCGGCAACGGAGTTGGCAGTCACCACAAGGACAACAAAAACCTTGATGACCTTGGAGAAGGTGGACCCATGCGACCGCACGAGATGAGAACCATACCAGAGAATGAGTGCTTCTGAGGAGTACAGGCAGAGCTGTGAGAGGCCAAACATAAGTCCTGATGTCTGGCTGCGGCGGAGAATTTGCTGCTCTGGCACGTGCAGTTCATGGCTGAAGAGAGACAAGATCTTGTTTTGAGCGTTGAAGGCTGCCACAGTGCGGATATTGCTCACACCTTCACCAGCAACCATACTGCTCTTAGCATGCGCTTTTGCTGTGTCACCAGCAAAGCCCTTCATTGATAGTTGCTGGAAATATTAAAAAGAAACAACATTCATATTTCAGAGACAATGAAGTTGCATTCAGTATAATTTTTATTCAACCAGAATAAAAATAAGAATTGTTCTCACTTTGACACGTCACACTAGATTAGATAAAGATATGTCTCACCAATACATTTTCTACAGACTTGTTATGTTTCATGTTTGGTCAAGGACTCAAGGTTCAGCACTGAAAGATAAAATGTATAGGCTAATAAATTACCTGGGCAAAATTGGCAAGCACAAGAAGAGGGAAAGTAGCCAGAATAAGGAGTGCCACTCTCCACTCAATGATGAAACCAATGACGAAAGAAGTCATAAGGGACGTCATGTTCTGCAGGATGACTGATATTCTTTCAGCTATAGCTGACTTTACATCAGCTGCATCGACTGCTAGACGAGCAGCCACAAGACTAGAGTTGTTTTCTTCTTCGTCAAACCAACCTACTTCATTCCTAAGTATTGCTGCAGTAAACATCACAGAGATTCAGAATATATCCAAGATGTCACAACAACAAAACTGATTATGGCATGGAGAAAAATGCATACCAGACAACATCATCCTCCTAACCCTGGTTGTAAGATTTTCTCCCATGATACTGAAGAAGTAATGCTGCACAAGATAAGCAACAACAGCATATATGCCTGTGCCAATATAGATGAACACATATAGCTTAGttttcttctccatttcatTGGGATCCCTGTAGTAGAACACATCGAGCATTTCACCCATAACAATAGCAAATGTTGGACCAATGAATCCTGAGAGGACAGAACCAATGGCGCCCAACACTGCATAAGGCCACTCAGGAGCATTCaacttcaggagcttgaagaagTAACCACGTGGTGCTGGGTATTTGCGGTCATTATCTGCATTGGAGATCATCTCAATGCGTCCATCTGCCCCAGTACTGTACTGATAGCTCAGGTTCCTCAAACTTCCAGACCTGAGGCTGAGAGATTTTGTGGAAAGAGAACTTGTCAAGTGCATCGACCGCGATCTGCGGATAGATGCACCTCCAAGCTCCCTATTTCGTGCAGTTTCCTGGAAGCGGATCAGGGAGGCATATGCTCCAGAGCTTCCTTTGGCTAGAAGTTCATCGTGCGTCCCAGTCTCAACAACTTGGCCTTGTTGGATCACAGCGATCATGTTTACATTTCTTATAGTGGACAAGCGGTGGGCAACAACTACTGTAGTCCTTCCAAGCATCAAACGATCTAGAGCTTCTTGCACAATGCTTTCCGAGTCTGCATCTAAAGCACTGGTAGCTTCATCAAGGAGCAGTATCTTCGGGTTCTTCAGCATAGCACGAGCTATTGCTATACGTTGTTTCTGACCACCAGACAGCTGGATGCCTCGCTCACCTACCTGTGAAGGAAAGTAGAAACAATTCaatatttgattaattagaCTCGACTAGACATAGGTATGAAAAATATAGACGCACCACTGTGTTGTAACCATTCGGAAGAAGAGATATGAAACTATGAGCGTTGGATGCAGTCGCTGCAGCCTCCACTTCGGCAATTGTGGCATCTGGCTTTCCATACAGTATATTCTCAAGGATAGTTGTTGCAAAAAGAGCAGGCTCTTGGTTTACTAGGCCAATCTGATCTCTCAGCCACCTCAATTGGAGTGTCTTTATGTCAACATTGTCTAGCAAAACCTGGCCTGCAATGAAAAAGAAATTCAAGACAATAATCTAAAAGGAGCTATACATTCAAATCACGAGCCTTCTGATGCAATTCATTTGTTACCTTCATTTGGATCATAGAACCTTTCTATCAAAGCCACAACAGTGCTCTTTCCAGACCCACTGCATCCAACTACTGCAACGGTTTTACCAGCagggaagaaaagagagaaatccCGAAAGATCATAGCATCAGGCCGTGAAGGATAACTGAAAGTAACATCCTTGAATTCTATGTTTCCATGGACCTCAGCCAACCACTTTCCATCCTTGTGATCATTGACTATGGAGGGTTTCTGGCGAATGATCTCCAACAGTTTGTAACCAGCAATCTTGCCTTTGCTGAAGGCTCCTAGGTTTGAGAAAGCCTGACCAAGACTCCtgtagaaacaaattcaattagTTATTACACGGGACATTAGGGAAACAATTCGCGGACAAATGAAACAGAACGATAATAACTTCAACATCTTTTTTCACTTACATGCCACCAACAATTGCAGAAAAAATCGCCGTAAAAGCCTTTCCACCATCGCTCTGCCCATTCCTGATGAAGACACCAGCATACCAGAATACCAGTGCCCATGACATGCATGCTATCCCGTAAGTACATCCAATTCCAAGACCTTTGGCCATCCCAGCTTTGTAACCAAGCTTCAGTGTGTTCTGAATTGCTTCTGAGTAGGAATTGAGTGCTTTGCTCTCTCCAACAAATGAGTACACTGTTCTTACTTGTGCAATTGCCTGTTCAAGAATGTTTCACAGTCAGCATATAAGTAGATTACAAGCAACTAATTTCTTGTAAATCGCATGCTGACAATAGACAGGATGAAATACAATAATTGTTTTGATAAACAAAATGAATAAGAGGTGGGAAACTatttccattacataaaaaaatatatgaataaataaattaaatgtTTTTTACTCCAATTATTTCTGGTATTGCATAGCAGAGTGGAGTACTTTCGTACTTTAAAATGAAACTGCACAAATTTTAAAGTAACTAGGAGCTAGATTGGCACATGACCGTTAATAAACCTTCGTGAGAATATATCCAGTTTTCTTCTAGAAAACTACAAAATCATTCACCAGCTTTGGATTATCAACAATTGACTACATCATATGCCTAAAAATGGGTAACTCAACTCCCATATTCCTCATACACCACATACCACATTTTTTCCTGTGACTGCATGTTAGTCACAACAGAATCAGAAGTGATGATTCAAACGAAATTCCATAATAAATATTATTCATATAGTACACATAATTCACAGTCTATCTAAGAAATATCACTGTTCATCTGTGCACAGCATTTCTATGCATAATTTTCATACGATTTACTAATGCTAGCTAGATGTCATAGCGGCTCTCCAAGTATCAATTTAGTAGTCCTTTCCTAAGTATAGTCTGCTGAACCTAGTTTCTTAAGAAAAATGTTAGggaagggtttttttttttatcgagcAATCAATCTTGTGCAAATTGGCACTCTCGAACAAAATCCATATGTAGAGTTGTAGACTCAATGGGCGGCCACTACACCAAAAGTTGAGAACA harbors:
- the LOC133888424 gene encoding ABC transporter B family member 19-like: MAESSVAAYGKAEKAANGEGGGDAAGEGKKRGDQAVAFHELFSFADKWDLMLMAAGSLGALAHGAAMPLFFLLFGDLINGFGKNQTDLRTMTDEVAKYALYFVYLGLVVCVSSYAEIACWMYTGERQVIALRKAYLDAVLRQDVGFFDTDARTGDIVFGVSTDTLLVQDAIGEKVGNFIHYIATFLAGLVVGFVSAWRLALLSVAVIPAIAFAGGLYAYTLTGLTSKSRESYANAGVVAEQAIAQVRTVYSFVGESKALNSYSEAIQNTLKLGYKAGMAKGLGIGCTYGIACMSWALVFWYAGVFIRNGQSDGGKAFTAIFSAIVGGMSLGQAFSNLGAFSKGKIAGYKLLEIIRQKPSIVNDHKDGKWLAEVHGNIEFKDVTFSYPSRPDAMIFRDFSLFFPAGKTVAVVGCSGSGKSTVVALIERFYDPNEGQVLLDNVDIKTLQLRWLRDQIGLVNQEPALFATTILENILYGKPDATIAEVEAAATASNAHSFISLLPNGYNTVVGERGIQLSGGQKQRIAIARAMLKNPKILLLDEATSALDADSESIVQEALDRLMLGRTTVVVAHRLSTIRNVNMIAVIQQGQVVETGTHDELLAKGSSGAYASLIRFQETARNRELGGASIRRSRSMHLTSSLSTKSLSLRSGSLRNLSYQYSTGADGRIEMISNADNDRKYPAPRGYFFKLLKLNAPEWPYAVLGAIGSVLSGFIGPTFAIVMGEMLDVFYYRDPNEMEKKTKLYVFIYIGTGIYAVVAYLVQHYFFSIMGENLTTRVRRMMLSAILRNEVGWFDEEENNSSLVAARLAVDAADVKSAIAERISVILQNMTSLMTSFVIGFIIEWRVALLILATFPLLVLANFAQQLSMKGFAGDTAKAHAKSSMVAGEGVSNIRTVAAFNAQNKILSLFSHELHVPEQQILRRSQTSGLMFGLSQLCLYSSEALILWYGSHLVRSHGSTFSKVIKVFVVLVVTANSVAETVSLAPEIIRGGESIRSIFGILNRATRIEPDDPESERVTTIRGDIELRHVEFAYPARPDIQIFKDFNLKIQAGRSQALVGASGSGKSTVIALIERFYDPTGGKVTIDGKDIRRLNLKSLRLKIGLVQQEPVLFAASIFENIAYGKDGATEEEVIEAAKTANVHGFVSQLPKGYKTAVGERGVQLSGGQKQRIAIARAVLKDPAILLLDEATSALDAESECVLQESLERLMKGRTTVLVAHRLSTIRGVDRIAVVQDGRIVEHGSHSELLTRPEGAYSRLLQLQHHRV